One window of the Bombus affinis isolate iyBomAffi1 chromosome 10, iyBomAffi1.2, whole genome shotgun sequence genome contains the following:
- the LOC126920986 gene encoding metabotropic glutamate receptor 6-like — protein MTMAMAMMIRVLCTTSLFAVVLSNSVERSPRTTIEHGRVRYANVTGELLLGGLFPVHRKGNNGKSCGEIQGEDGIQPLEAMLYTIERINENPRILPGVRLGALAFDTCDHPIYALEQAFYFVKGFMARENRSSEEGYRCADRSVAKFLNGEFERVVAVLGAQSSSVTIQVASVLALFPVPQISYMATSPFLSSKERFPRFFRTVPSDVNQARAMLEVLRRFEWSYVSVVYTDSEYGDHGYETLASFASEYSICFSAPHRISEDRFTDDDYDNVVRTIAEKTDVRVVVLFAEKSTTLRVLEAARRVGVGSRFVWLGSDSWPDNRDVETRETAVLEGALAVQPLYAPLSGFDQYFTELTLDHERVDPWFREFWRTYHNCTDESEETTIAAASDRRHVDCQDPRLRIERSTGYKQRRFLHFVRDAVYAVAHALHNMRTDVCGQGSVGLCDEMRPPNMDAFFEYLTNVSFKDEAGNAFEFVDAVDGPPRYSILNYQRKANGFYHWAVIGNYTLNEDGQAVLRLDRDKLWFREERPGDFPTSSCSRPCGSNRIMVRSKEDPCCWRCQSCGFYRYKVDELRCEECEPGTIPTRNGSGCEPIPEQFVDYSNPWAIVAMTVAVSGMALTAFVCSVFWIYRHTPMIKASGRELSFLLLVGAFGCFSMTFAVVSKPSVESCAVVRFGIGFCYTICYAALSTKINRIHRIFNDPGRSPRKRRFTSPRSQLTIASILVLVEIAFDVGWLLKKPPAIQRSYPSRDANVRVCRGSEDGSYVIGLIYPFLLTVASTFYAIKTRKCPEGFNETRRIAFANYATIVLWLAFVPLYLASTSNVVRVITLALSLSLNGLVQLLCLFLPKVYVVLIKPEKNTRELVMARHSSHPTTPGTPITPELVSASPSFVGDRSKPTVGDSLRFEQISA, from the exons ATGACGATGGCGATGGCGATGATGATTCGCGTGCTATGCACGACCAGCCTGTTCGCCGTCGTTCTGTCCAATTCCGTCGAACGTTCTCCGCGTACGACTATCGAGCACGGTCGGGTCCGGTACGCTAACGTGACGGGCGAGCTGCTGCTGGGAGGCCTGTTTCCCGTGCATCGTAAAGGGAACAACGGCAAGAGTTGCGGCGAGATACAG GGGGAAGACGGCATTCAACCGTTGGAAGCGATGCTGTACACGATCGAACGTATCAACGAGAATCCGCGGATACTTCCGGGTGTGCGGCTCGGCGCGCTGGCGTTCGACACCTGCGATCATCCGATCTACGCTCTGGAGCAGGCGTTCTACTTCGTGAAGG GTTTCATGGCGCGCGAGAACCGTTCCAGCGAGGAGGGATACCGATGCGCGGATCGCAGCGTGGCAAAGTTCTTAAACGGGGAGTTCGAACGCGTGGTCGCGGTGCTCGGCGCTCAATCGAGCTCCGTCACCATCCAG GTAGCGTCGGTGCTGGCTCTGTTCCCGGTGCCGCAGATCTCGTACATGGCCACGTCGCCGTTTCTCAGCAGCAAGGAGAGATTCCCACGGTTTTTCCGCACGGTTCCGAGCGACGTGAACCAGGCGCGAGCGATGCTGGAAGTTCTTCG CCGGTTCGAGTGGTCGTACGTGTCGGTCGTTTACACGGACTCGGAGTACGGAGACCACGGATACGAGACGCTGGCTTCCTTCGCCTCGGAGTACTCCATATGCTTCAGCGCGCCGCATCGAATCAGCGAAGATCGTTTCACCGACGACGATTACGACAACGTGGTGCGCACGATCGCCGAGAAGACGGACGTCCGAG TGGTGGTGTTGTTCGCGGAGAAGTCGACGACTCTGCGGGTGCTGGAGGCGGCGAGACGCGTCGGCGTCGGCTCGCGATTCGTTTGGCTGGGCAGCGACTCGTGGCCGGATAATCGCGACGTGGAGACTCGAGAAACCGCGGTGTTGGAGGGTGCTCTCGCGGTTCAACCGCTGTACGCCCCGCTCTCCGGCTTCGACCAATACTTTACGGAGTTGACGCTCGACCACGAGCGCGTCGATCCTTGGTTCCGAGAGTTTTGGCGAACCTATCACAACTGCACGGACGAGTCGGAGGAAACGACGATCGCTGCCGCTTCCGACAGG CGGCACGTCGACTGCCAAGATCCGAGATTAAGGATCGAGCGCAGCACCGGCTACAAACAGCGGAGATTTCTGCATTTCGTTCGAGACGCTGTATACGCGGTGGCTCACGCTCTTCACAACATGCGAACGGACGTTTGCGGCCAAGGTTCGGTCGGACTTTGCGACGAGATGCGTCCTCCGAACATGGACGCGTTCTTCGAATACCTAACCAACGTGTCTTTCAAAG ACGAAGCTGGCAACGCGTTCGAATTCGTGGATGCGGTCGACGGACCTCCGAGATACTCCATCCTGAATTATCAGCGCAAGGCAAACGGTTTCTATCACTGGGCGGTCATCGGCAATTACACGC TGAACGAAGACGGGCAAGCGGTGTTGCGGCTGGATCGGGACAAGTTGTGGTTTCGAGAGGAACGACCCGGCGACTTTCCGACGTCGTCGTGTTCTCGGCCGTGCGGCTCGAATCGTATCATGGTGAGAAGCAAAGAGGACCCGTGCTGCTGGAGGTGTCAGAGCTGCGGTTTCTATCGGTACAAGGTGGACGAGCTGAGATGCGAAGAGTGCGAGCCGGGCACGATTCCGACGAGGAACGGGTCTGGCTGCGAACCTATCCCCGAACAGTTCGTCGACTACTCGAATCCGTGGGCGATCGTCGCGATGACGGTAGCCGTTTCCG GTATGGCACTGACCGCGTTCGTCTGCTCGGTGTTTTGGATCTATCGGCACACACCGATGATCAAAGCGTCCGGTCGAGAGCTGTCGTTTCTGCTGCTGGTCGGTGCGTTCGGCTGCTTCTCGATGACGTTCGCCGTGGTGTCCAAGCCCAGCGTGGAAAGTTGCGCCGTGGTCCGATTCGGCATCGGATTCTGCTACACCATTTGCTACGCCGCGCTCTCCACCAAGATCAATCGAATTCACAGAATATTCAACGATCCCGGCCGCAGTCCTCGCAAACGACG GTTCACCAGCCCGAGATCTCAGCTGACGATCGCGTCGATCCTCGTTCTGGTGGAGATCGCGTTCGACGTCGGTTGGCTGCTCAAGAAACCACCGGCGATCCAACGCTCGTATCCCAGCAGGGACGCGAACGTAAGGGTGTGTCGGGGCTCCGAAGACGGCTCCTACGTGATCGGTTTGATCTACCCGTTCCTGTTGACCGTCGCGTCCACGTTCTACGCGATCAAGACGAGAAAATGCCCGGAGGGATTCAACGAGACCCGACGCATCGCGTTCGCCAATTACGCGACGATCGTGCTGTGGCTGGCGTTCGTACCCCTCTACTTGGCCTCCACGAGCAACGTCGTCAGGGTAATTACTCTGGCGTTGTCGCTGTCGCTGAACGGACTGGTCCAGCTGCTCTGCCTGTTTCTCCCGAAGGTCTACGTGGTGCTGATCAAACCGGAGAAGAACACGAGAGAGCTGGTGATGGCGAGGCACTCGTCTCACCCGACGACGCCCGGTACGCCGATCACGCCGGAGCTCGTGTCCGCCTCGCCGTCGTTCGTCGGCGATCGATCGAAACCGACCGTCGGCGACTCTCTCCGGTTCGAGCAAATTTCCGCCTAA
- the LOC126921015 gene encoding uncharacterized protein LOC126921015 encodes MIPSIGLLTVAVLAIGTAIAGLNPGGADCGEQRCSTVEYCSPYDKRCKPCSSICDATGRNYQQNECIKDCQEYLHDKRYVLLEQYEDLRGQLQRLWILAVISIAVAFASLVSSLYLYAQKCPRWEKMRTTLRRAIAGKRAKGTSNGSGGDNDNDNNNDRGKSTLRDAESGTSRHNGLKLTMPTISASVAPSRFLENESGHGGNGTGSASGSGSANGSGTGNATPNTTTTSLSRRHPSEDTTLDYAYDNPAMTPSPETVQHRTKRESSF; translated from the exons ATGATCCCGTCGATCGGACTGTTGACCGTGGCGGTGCTCGCGATCGGCACCGCGATCGCCGGCTTGAATCCAGGGGGGGCCGATTGCGGCGAGCAACGCTGTTCCACCGTCGAGTATTGCAGCCCCTACGACAAGCGTTGCAAACCGTGCTCGTCCATCTGCGACGCCACCGGTCGCAACTATCAGCAAAACGAGTGCATCAAAGATTGTCAAG AATACCTGCACGACAAACGATACGTTCTTCTCGAGCAATACGAGGATTTACGAG GGCAGTTGCAGCGATTGTGGATACTGGCGGTGATATCTATCGCCGTAGCCTTTGCGTCTCTCGTATCGAGCCTGTACCTGTACGCGCAAAAGTGTCCACGATGGGAAAAGATGCGAACCACCCTGAGACGAGCTATCGCCGGGAAACGAGCAAAG GGAACGTCGAACGGGAGCGGCggcgacaacgacaacgacaacaACAACGATCGCGGTAAATCGACGCTTCGAGACGCGGAATCGGGCACGTCCAGGCACAACGGACTGAAGCTGACGATGCCAACGATAAGCGCGAGCGTGGCTCCTTCCCGATTCTTGGAAAACGAAAGCGGACACGGTGGGAACGGTACCGGAAGCGCGAGCGGAAGCGGCAGCGCTAATGGAAGCGGAACCGGTAACGCCACCCCGAACACCACCACCACTTCGCTGTCGAGAAGGCATCCCAGCGAGGACACCACTCTCGATTACGCTTACGACAATCCAGCTATGACGCCCAGCCCGGAAACCGTTCAACACAGAACGAAGCGCGAGAGCTCGTTTTAA